One segment of Solanum stenotomum isolate F172 chromosome 1, ASM1918654v1, whole genome shotgun sequence DNA contains the following:
- the LOC125846464 gene encoding uncharacterized protein LOC125846464, with translation MAMGSVFNQETRTGAFFMATLLIWVFSVLWEILINKRKELFSIVLGFIFYQSANWVIPKLLRNRDPLFVNTCVSLLHSSTTSASVLFILVNQSMLSNGVNVNQMFEHSQLVEHTWPWAITALCFSCGYFAYDQLDMLLNRLYSGWIPSILLHHFLLLICFTLALYRNVAINYLILTLICELHSVFLHLRKVRRMAGFRDCNGSIFVKVEWVLNWATFVLARVVSHILITVKLIRDASKFDKGGVELPLALFGMAGMNLLNTFLGIDLFKAYRREMNPQRSRQNHHD, from the coding sequence ATGGCGATGGGAAGTGTGTTTAACCAAGAAACCAGAACTGGAGCATTTTTCATGGCCACACTGCTCATTTGGGTTTTCTCAGTTTTGTGGGAAATACTAATTAACAAGCGCAAGGAACTGTTCTCAATCGTTCTGGGTTTCATTTTCTACCAATCGGCCAATTGGGTCATCCCCAAATTGCTGCGAAATCGCGATCCCCTCTTTGTCAACACCTGTGTATCTCTTCTCCATTCATCCACTACATCTGCTTCAGTGCTCTTCATTTTGGTCAATCAGTCGATGCTTTCAAATGGGGTAAATGTAAATCAGATGTTTGAACATTCACAGCTTGTTGAACATACATGGCCATGGGCAATTACAGCTTTGTGCTTTTCGTGTGGGTATTTTGCTTATGATCAATTGGATATGCTCCTAAATCGATTGTACAGCGGATGGATTCCTTCGATTCTATTACATCATTTCTTACTCCTTATCTGCTTCACACTTGCCTTGTATCGAAATGTCGCAATCAATTACCTCATTCTTACTCTCATTTGTGAGCTGCATTCTGTGTTTCTGCATCTGCGTAAAGTACGGAGAATGGCGGGTTTTCGTGATTGCAATGGCAGCATTTTTGTAAAAGTGGAATGGGTTCTTAACTGGGCGACTTTTGTTCTAGCAAGAGTTGTGTCTCATATTCTCATTACTGTTAAGCTGATAAGAGATGCTTCAAAGTTTGATAAAGGTGGTGTGGAGCTCCCTCTTGCCCTTTTCGGTATGGCTGGGATGAATTTGCTTAATACTTTCTTAGGAATCGATCTCTTTAAAGCTTACAGGAGAGAGATGAATCCTCAGAGGAGTCGTCAAAATCATCATGATTGA